The genomic stretch GAGGAATACCAGCCCCAGTAAAAGATTCATGTAGCGTGGCGTTGATCTCATTAAAAGTCAGCCAATATTTTACTCGGTTCCCAAATCGCGCGAATACTGTCGTAGCATAATTTTCAAAGAAGCCGATCAGCTCTCGGTTAGTCCAGCCGTGATACTTTTGGGCTAAGTTCAGCGGCATTTCATAGTGAGATAAGGTGACTATGGGTGTAATACCGTGCTTTTCGAGTTCATCAAAGATTTTATCGTAGTAGGATAACCCTTGTTCGTTGGGCATTGATTCATTGCCATTCGGAAAAATCCGACTCCAAGCGATAGAAAGACGGAAACAGGTAAAGCCCAGCTCAGAGAACAATTCAATGTCTTGTGGGTAACGGTGGTAAAAATCGATTGCAATATCTTTGATATTAAAATCTCCATCTTGACGAGGTTTTAACTCACCAAATGAACCGTATGGTTGAATGTCTGATGTGGATAATCCTTTCCCATCTATATTGTGCGCACCTTCTATTTGGTTTGCAGCCGTTGCTCCACCCCATAAAAATCCTTCAGGAAAACGAAAAGACATAGGTAGCTCCTCAAAGTTAACGATCTAGAAACATAAGGTAAGCTAATTTAAGTTGATAGTTTTGCGCGTTACAACCTAATTTGGTTATAGTATAAATAAGCTGAGATTATGCATAAGGAAGGGGATGGAACATAAACAGCATGCGGTTTCAAATTTATATACTTTTGGTATTGCGGCCAAATGTATGAGCTTTACTGGTGCAGCAGAAGAACTCCACTTAACACAAGCTGCGGTAAGTCAGAGAATCAAACAACTTGAACTGCAATTAGGGTTTAAGTTATTTGTTCGGTTGACTAGAAAACTGGAGCTAACAGAAGAAGGGAGGCAGCTATATGAAACCGTAAACGGTGCTTTCTCTACGATTTTTTCAGATATTGATGATATAACGTTCAATGAACTTTCTGGAGAGTTATATATTGGTATTGCCCCTACATTCGCTCAATCATGGCTGCTCCCTAAACTATCGGATTTCCAAGCCCAGTATCCGCACTTAAACTTGAAAATCAGAGTGAAAGCCAGTCACCTTGACTTTCAGCATGAACCCGTTGATCTGGCGATATATTATTGCCGAGATTCACAACCAGATATGTACAATGAAGTCCTTTTGGAAGAGTTCCTTACTCCTGTATGTACACCGTTATATGCGGAAAAAAACAACATAAATCGTGATATCAATTGCTTGTCAAATGCGAAGCTAATTCACTGTACAGAATCTATTGACTCAGCAAATTTTGATTTTGAATGGCAGCATTGGTTCAGGTTGCAGAAAAACAAGATCAACACCCCGTCAAGTTATTGTGTTTTTAATCATGGCGAAATGGCTATATCTGCAGTTAGGAATCATATGGGAATGGGGATGGGGAGAGTAGCTTTGATCCAATCCTATCTTGACAGTGGGGAGCTGATTGCTCCGTTTCCCTCAGTTCGTGCCGACATGAAATATTTACTTATTTGCCCCAAAGGGATGGAACAGCGAAAGAAATTTAAAGCTTTTACATCTTGGATTCGAGAGCAGCTTGCTGAAGATAGATAGTTTTATATTGGCTTACATTACTTTCCTTCATTTAAGCTTCGCACTTTTGTCTCTTGGACTAAGTCCAATTCAATGTGAAATCGTAAAACGAAATAGCCCAATGTGTTGTAGCCTCATACTGAGCTATTCACTTTGGGCTGCTTTTTCTAACGTTATCTAGAGCTCTGAAGCTTTATTCTTAGCTTGCTGCAAGCGGCGAAATGCTCTTAACATCCAACCTGAACTATTGACCACAAAGATACCAGAAAGGATGAAAACTGAGCCTATCAGGAACTGCTTATCAAGGTGTTCTCCCAGCAATATGTAACCAAAGACCACACCAAACAAGGGCGTCATAAAGGAAAGGATGCCAATTTGTGAGGCTTGATAGCGGCCCAGAAGCCAAAACCAGACTAAAAAGGCGAGAAATGACACGACTACTGATTGAAATATTAAGTTAACCCACACCATAGGTGTTGAATTAAAATGCCACTGGTGCGTTACGGTAGATGCTATAGCCAGTAAAACAAACCCAACAATGAGCTGATAAAAAACCACCTGTTTCACTGGTACTTGAGAAAGAGAAGTGCATCGCACTATCACTGTCGTTAGCGACCATGCCAATGCTGCAAGAAAAGCAAGAACATCCCCAATGAAAGTGTCAGAGGCATCCGTTGAACTCGGTTCCCAGAAAATGATACCTATCCCGCTAAAAGCAATCAGAATTCCTATCCATTGAAGCAACGACATTCTTTCTGATGGGACAAACAGATGAAGAATTAGAGCGGTAAAGATCGGTGAGCTGTATAAAAATACAACGGCGTGGGCTGCGGTCGTTCGGGTCAGTGCCTCGCCCAATAAGAAAAACTCTAGAGCAAAGAAGGCTCCCGCAAGCACTCCATATTTTATTGCTCCGGAGTTAGAGACAAAACGTTCTTTTTTAAAGCGCATGTACATTAGGATCAAAACTGCTGCAAATAATGAGCGCAAAGCAAGTTGTACGATAGGGGCCATATCTGCACTGACGGCTTTAATCGCGACTTGTTGTCCTCCCATGATCATGCAAAAGATGATCATAAGAGAAAAAGCGGTGACATCGAGTGGTTGTCTTTGTTGCATAATTGTTTGTCTTATGATGATTAATGTTAATTTTTATATTGCCTATGACACATTCAAAACATATAGTTTAAAACTGACATGTAACCGTGCAAAAGTGACACTTTGGTTATGAAAAAAAATCGCAGCTTAGTTCCATTTCAAAACCGTATACCTGAGCCGATGTACTTTCGTGTTGCGGAAATCCCGGCTAATTCAAGTTACCCTAAGCACAGTCACCCTTGGGGGGAGTTTGTCTATTCTTACAATGGTGTTATGGAAGTAAAGATAGGAAACCGCTCCTATTTAGCCCCTTCTCAGTATGGGATTTGGCTTCCACCGGGTATTGAACATCAAGGCTTTAATCAACATGAGGCCACTCATTGCTCGTTATATATCGAGGCGCATTACGCGAACGTATTGCCAAACAAAGTATGTGCTTTGCAAGTCACACCATTGATCCGTTCAGCGCTTGAACATTTAAAGCAATTTTTGCCTGTGCCTCCTTATTCTGCCGAACAAACTCGTCTCATTAGGGTTATTCACGATCAACTTAAGCAAACTCATTCGATTGAGAGCTTTTTACCTTCGACTGATGATGCCACGTTGTCACGTGTACTTGACCATATCGAAAAGTATCTTGATCAAGACATCCCTCTTAAAACATTGGCGGCCCATTTTTACATCACAGAGCGTACTCTCATGAGAAAAAGCAACAAAGAATTGGGCATGTCTCTCACAGAGTGGAAGCAAAAACTGAAAGTACTGAAAGCGATGAATCGACTGGAGGTGGGCGATAGTGTTGAAGTTATCGCCCTTGAGTTGGGGTATTCAAGTTCATCTGCGTTTATCGTTATGTTTAAACGAATTATGGGTGTGACCCCGAAAGAATACCTTAAGATGAACGTGTAATATTTTGCGCAATATGGTGCCACATACTGACAGGGTTTGAATACATAGGGAAATGTCCGCAGTCAGGTATTTCTGCCAGTCTTACACCTTCCCTCTCAATATGGGATAGGTAAGATAGATGTTGGTTCTGCTCTCCATACATGAACATCTTCGGGCATGACAAGCTCAGAAATTTAGCCATTAGATCACCATCATCTGATAGTTCTACCATCGACGTGAATATCGCTTTAACTGCATCGGCTCGAACTTTATGGCGTAAGCTAGCGGAATATAAGGCGCTTGCATAGTGTGGTGCATGGCGAGTTCGCGTTATAAATTCATCAAAAAATTCTGTTGCGCTGCTTGATGGGTAATTGATAATTTGCCGGCTCAGAAAACAATCTTCTGGCGCTATGTTTCCTTCAATGTCGGTGAAGCTGAGCACACGGTTTGGGTAATGATGCGCGAGCATTAATGCGGTCAACCCTCCCATAGAATGCCCTACGAGATGAAATTGTTTGAACCCTACCTGATCCAGTACCGCAATAGCTGTTTTCAGGAGAAAAGGGATAGTAACGGATGAGGGATCGCTGCATTGAGTCTCACCGCATCCTGGCGCATCGTAGGCAAGAAAAGGATGGTCGTTAAATTCTGCATAATGAACAATGTCAGCGTAGTCTTCTTTAGTTGAACCAAAACCATGGAGAAAGACAATCGGATCGTTCTCTCCTGATCGGGTTATCGCTGACACGCTAAGATGTACACCTTCGATTAAAAAAGGGAAACGTTGGCTTGAAAATAGCTCCATACAATACTCACATTGGTTGTTAATGTTGCCAATGTACAGTTTTTCATTGATAGTTAAATTCTAACATTAGTATCTCTGTGATACGAAAATAGAATTAGCAACATAGAATGAGGCATTTTAACGTACTTCATTATTGTTTAGTCAGGGACTACTGATGAGTAAAATTGATTATAGGTTGATAAAACAACTTTATCTTTTTTTAGCGGTTGCCGAAGAGGAAAACTTTGGTCGCGCAGCAAAGCGGCTAGGAATGTCTCAGCCACCTTTAACGGAGCAAATCAAAACACTTGAGCAGTCGTTGAAGCTCACTTTGTTTGAACGTTCTCGCCGCGGGACTAAATTGAGTGCGTCAGGAAAAGCGATTCTTCCTCATGTACAGAAGTTTGTTATTCAAATGTCATCTTTGGAAAAGGTCGTTCGGGAGGTGGCGCTTGGACAATCAGGGGTTATTCATATTGGTGCCATCACATCTGCTATGTTTGAAGTGCTACCAAACTTTTTAGAGCACATAAAGCAACATTACCCAGACGTCACTGTTTTTGTGGATGAAATCGACAGTGCGGAAGCAATTTCATCATTGTCCTCTGGTGAATTGGATTTGGCATTTGTTCGAGTTGACGGTGAAATTGGCATGGGGTTGAGTTCAATACCATTAACCGAAGATAAACTTGGGGTCGCATTACCACTCGATCATCCACTGGTGAACGCTGATTGTATTTCATTGAGAAGTTTGCAAGATGAAGCACTTGTTATGCCGTCGAGGCGAGTCAACCCTCCGTATTTCGATCTATTAACTTCCGCTTGTCGAAATCACAATGTTAATCCACGAATTCTTTATGAGGTTCGCTCAGTGACAGCTCAGATAGCTTATGTGAGCTGTGGTCAGGGCGTAGCTTTAG from Vibrio pelagius encodes the following:
- a CDS encoding LysR substrate-binding domain-containing protein, producing the protein MEHKQHAVSNLYTFGIAAKCMSFTGAAEELHLTQAAVSQRIKQLELQLGFKLFVRLTRKLELTEEGRQLYETVNGAFSTIFSDIDDITFNELSGELYIGIAPTFAQSWLLPKLSDFQAQYPHLNLKIRVKASHLDFQHEPVDLAIYYCRDSQPDMYNEVLLEEFLTPVCTPLYAEKNNINRDINCLSNAKLIHCTESIDSANFDFEWQHWFRLQKNKINTPSSYCVFNHGEMAISAVRNHMGMGMGRVALIQSYLDSGELIAPFPSVRADMKYLLICPKGMEQRKKFKAFTSWIREQLAEDR
- a CDS encoding DMT family transporter, whose protein sequence is MQQRQPLDVTAFSLMIIFCMIMGGQQVAIKAVSADMAPIVQLALRSLFAAVLILMYMRFKKERFVSNSGAIKYGVLAGAFFALEFFLLGEALTRTTAAHAVVFLYSSPIFTALILHLFVPSERMSLLQWIGILIAFSGIGIIFWEPSSTDASDTFIGDVLAFLAALAWSLTTVIVRCTSLSQVPVKQVVFYQLIVGFVLLAIASTVTHQWHFNSTPMVWVNLIFQSVVVSFLAFLVWFWLLGRYQASQIGILSFMTPLFGVVFGYILLGEHLDKQFLIGSVFILSGIFVVNSSGWMLRAFRRLQQAKNKASEL
- a CDS encoding AraC family transcriptional regulator, with the translated sequence MKKNRSLVPFQNRIPEPMYFRVAEIPANSSYPKHSHPWGEFVYSYNGVMEVKIGNRSYLAPSQYGIWLPPGIEHQGFNQHEATHCSLYIEAHYANVLPNKVCALQVTPLIRSALEHLKQFLPVPPYSAEQTRLIRVIHDQLKQTHSIESFLPSTDDATLSRVLDHIEKYLDQDIPLKTLAAHFYITERTLMRKSNKELGMSLTEWKQKLKVLKAMNRLEVGDSVEVIALELGYSSSSAFIVMFKRIMGVTPKEYLKMNV
- a CDS encoding alpha/beta fold hydrolase; this encodes MELFSSQRFPFLIEGVHLSVSAITRSGENDPIVFLHGFGSTKEDYADIVHYAEFNDHPFLAYDAPGCGETQCSDPSSVTIPFLLKTAIAVLDQVGFKQFHLVGHSMGGLTALMLAHHYPNRVLSFTDIEGNIAPEDCFLSRQIINYPSSSATEFFDEFITRTRHAPHYASALYSASLRHKVRADAVKAIFTSMVELSDDGDLMAKFLSLSCPKMFMYGEQNQHLSYLSHIEREGVRLAEIPDCGHFPMYSNPVSMWHHIAQNITRSS
- a CDS encoding LysR substrate-binding domain-containing protein yields the protein MSKIDYRLIKQLYLFLAVAEEENFGRAAKRLGMSQPPLTEQIKTLEQSLKLTLFERSRRGTKLSASGKAILPHVQKFVIQMSSLEKVVREVALGQSGVIHIGAITSAMFEVLPNFLEHIKQHYPDVTVFVDEIDSAEAISSLSSGELDLAFVRVDGEIGMGLSSIPLTEDKLGVALPLDHPLVNADCISLRSLQDEALVMPSRRVNPPYFDLLTSACRNHNVNPRILYEVRSVTAQIAYVSCGQGVALVPMGIVNMIPNNVKLVPLKEAISVVTAALVWDPERGHPLVDYGVQWLKEHITDKKNLSSS